A single genomic interval of Acidimicrobiales bacterium harbors:
- a CDS encoding STAS domain-containing protein, producing the protein MTADEETTMTATMSTAPTGVHTISLTGDLDSRSGIEVTVLLRLTQAPHLCLDVTAVGQIYADGLRALMLATRKAQRGGLAVTVTGARPTVALMLSMAGIRSTGDDRRTAHLAVAR; encoded by the coding sequence ATGACCGCTGATGAGGAGACCACCATGACCGCCACCATGTCGACCGCTCCCACGGGAGTGCACACCATCTCCCTGACCGGAGACCTCGACTCCCGATCTGGCATCGAGGTGACCGTCCTCCTCAGGCTCACCCAGGCACCGCACCTCTGCCTCGACGTGACCGCGGTCGGCCAGATCTACGCCGACGGGCTACGGGCCCTGATGCTGGCCACCCGCAAGGCACAACGCGGTGGCCTCGCCGTCACCGTCACCGGCGCCCGACCGACCGTTGCCCTCATGCTCTCCATGGCCGGCATCCGCAGCACCGGCGACGATCGCCGAACCGCCCACCTCGCGGTGGCCCGCTGA
- a CDS encoding deoxyribonuclease IV, whose translation MAVLPPIGAHVKTDDPLAVAEATGAGAVQLFLSDPQGWKKPQPRDDADALRNATIPVYVHAPYIVNLASPNNRIRIPSRKVLQQTCDAAAEIGARAVVVHGGHVTADETVEAGVERWVKGIKSLETKVPVYLENTAGGDHAMARHFDTIARLWDAIGDMGVGFCLDTCHTHAAGEEMVGAAERILAITGRIDLVHANDSKDAAGSGRDRHEHLGAGKIDPDVLVEVVRTAAAPVICETATEGVKDDIAFLTERLGG comes from the coding sequence ATGGCCGTACTGCCGCCCATCGGCGCCCACGTGAAGACCGACGACCCCCTGGCGGTGGCCGAGGCCACCGGCGCCGGGGCGGTCCAGCTGTTCCTCTCCGACCCCCAGGGGTGGAAGAAGCCCCAGCCCCGCGACGACGCCGACGCCCTGCGCAACGCCACCATCCCCGTCTACGTCCACGCCCCCTACATCGTGAACCTGGCGTCGCCCAACAACCGGATCCGCATCCCCAGCCGCAAGGTCCTCCAGCAGACCTGTGACGCCGCCGCCGAGATCGGCGCCCGGGCCGTCGTCGTCCACGGCGGCCACGTCACCGCCGACGAGACGGTCGAGGCCGGCGTCGAGCGCTGGGTGAAGGGCATCAAGAGCCTCGAGACCAAGGTGCCGGTGTACCTCGAGAACACCGCCGGCGGCGACCACGCCATGGCCCGCCACTTCGACACCATCGCCCGCCTCTGGGACGCCATCGGCGACATGGGTGTGGGGTTCTGCCTCGACACCTGCCACACCCACGCTGCCGGGGAGGAGATGGTGGGCGCCGCCGAGCGCATCCTCGCCATCACCGGGCGCATCGACCTCGTCCACGCCAACGACTCCAAGGACGCCGCCGGCTCCGGCCGCGACCGCCACGAACACCTCGGCGCCGGCAAGATCGACCCCGACGTCCTCGTCGAGGTGGTGCGCACCGCCGCCGCCCCGGTGATCTGCGAGACGGCCACTGAGGGCGTCAAGGACGACATCGCCTTCCTCACCGAGCGCCTCGGAGGCTGA
- a CDS encoding diguanylate cyclase, producing MPNNSGVEDNRLPTATATAPASDLFDQLPDALVVIDGTGTVTRGNRAAERIMGRSAGGLVGINGLDLVHPDDFHLAALSLSSVEGKEVGTPIELRIATDHGWRLIELVGAPLDDGHIVLSMRDLTERRRWEVAGGDVARFRTLVQHATSLTMLLDADGVVTSASGALSRQLGLDPELVCDHPLVQIVHPDDRILVRAAIVAATGSDPGAAPTPVEARLSGHEGHVPFELTIVSLLDDPTVSGLVVSGHDITRLRAAQETLAELAHFDSLTGLPNRRAFDAALEDQWRLTARDGVDSYVIVVDLDEFKELNDRHGHATGDEALRQVAHALQRCVRSTDAVARLGGDEFGIILIRCGGEAAAIGFAAELDDRISEACNNLPAPHVGLSLGYASLRAADSAPAALHHADLAMYAKKRSR from the coding sequence GTGCCGAACAACTCGGGTGTGGAGGACAACCGCCTGCCCACCGCCACGGCCACCGCCCCGGCATCCGATCTCTTCGATCAGCTGCCCGACGCCCTCGTGGTGATCGACGGCACCGGGACCGTCACCCGTGGCAACCGTGCGGCGGAGCGGATCATGGGGCGCTCCGCCGGCGGGCTCGTCGGGATCAACGGCTTGGACCTCGTGCACCCGGACGACTTCCACCTCGCCGCCCTCTCCCTGTCATCGGTCGAGGGCAAGGAGGTCGGCACCCCCATCGAGCTGCGCATCGCCACCGACCACGGGTGGCGCCTCATCGAGCTGGTCGGCGCCCCCCTCGATGACGGCCACATCGTCCTGTCCATGCGGGACCTGACCGAACGGCGACGCTGGGAGGTCGCCGGCGGCGACGTGGCCAGGTTCCGCACCTTGGTCCAGCACGCCACCAGCCTCACGATGCTCCTCGACGCCGACGGGGTGGTGACCTCGGCGTCCGGCGCCCTCAGCCGCCAGCTCGGACTCGACCCCGAGCTGGTCTGCGACCACCCGCTGGTGCAGATCGTCCACCCCGACGACCGCATCCTCGTGCGGGCCGCGATCGTCGCTGCCACCGGCAGCGACCCGGGTGCGGCGCCCACCCCCGTGGAGGCCCGCCTGTCCGGCCACGAGGGTCACGTCCCGTTCGAGCTGACGATCGTCTCCCTGCTCGACGACCCCACCGTCAGCGGCCTCGTCGTCTCGGGCCACGACATCACCCGCCTCCGCGCCGCCCAGGAGACCCTGGCCGAGCTGGCCCACTTCGACTCGCTGACCGGGCTGCCCAACCGTCGTGCGTTCGACGCCGCCCTCGAGGACCAGTGGCGGCTCACCGCGCGCGACGGCGTCGACTCCTACGTGATCGTGGTCGACCTCGACGAGTTCAAGGAGCTCAACGACCGTCACGGCCACGCCACCGGCGACGAGGCGCTGCGACAGGTCGCCCACGCACTGCAACGGTGCGTCCGCAGCACCGACGCCGTGGCCCGCCTCGGCGGCGACGAGTTCGGCATCATCCTCATCCGCTGCGGCGGCGAGGCCGCCGCCATCGGCTTCGCCGCCGAGCTCGACGACCGCATCAGCGAGGCGTGCAACAACCTGCCCGCGCCCCACGTCGGCCTCAGCCTCGGCTACGCCTCCCTGCGCGCCGCCGACTCGGCCCCCGCCGCCCTCCACCACGCCGACCTCGCCATGTACGCCAAGAAGCGGAGCCGGTAG
- a CDS encoding slipin family protein gives MDEALLYGIGAAVFVVVAIIVAAVKIVDEYERGVIFRLGRVTGAKGPGLFFIVPIIDRMVKVNLQTVTADIPPQDVITKDNVTIKVNAVTYFNVIDPVKAVVAIQNYRYATSQVAQTTLRSILGQVDLDELLINRDQINSQLQTIIDDLTNPWGVKVTLVEVKDVELPDSMRQAMARQAQAERDRRARVIQALGEREAADNLGEAAAILERHPAAMQLRVLSTMVDVAGQNNSTLVFPVPMEMLRFFDTFRGENSDVTPPGPSIQTEG, from the coding sequence ATGGATGAGGCACTGCTCTACGGGATCGGCGCGGCGGTGTTCGTCGTGGTGGCGATCATCGTGGCCGCGGTCAAGATCGTCGACGAGTACGAGCGGGGGGTGATCTTCCGGCTGGGCCGGGTCACCGGTGCCAAGGGACCGGGACTCTTCTTCATCGTGCCGATCATCGACCGCATGGTGAAGGTGAACCTGCAGACCGTCACCGCCGACATCCCGCCCCAGGACGTGATCACCAAGGACAACGTGACCATCAAGGTCAACGCGGTGACCTACTTCAACGTGATCGACCCGGTGAAGGCGGTGGTGGCCATCCAGAACTACCGCTACGCCACCTCGCAGGTGGCCCAGACCACCCTGCGCTCGATCCTCGGCCAGGTCGACCTCGACGAGCTGCTGATCAACCGCGACCAGATCAACTCCCAGCTTCAGACGATCATCGACGACCTCACCAACCCGTGGGGCGTGAAGGTGACGCTGGTGGAGGTCAAGGACGTGGAGCTGCCCGACTCCATGCGCCAGGCCATGGCCCGCCAGGCCCAGGCCGAGCGAGACCGCCGGGCCCGGGTGATCCAGGCCCTCGGTGAGCGTGAGGCGGCCGACAACCTGGGCGAGGCCGCCGCCATCCTCGAGCGCCACCCCGCCGCCATGCAGCTGCGCGTGCTGTCGACCATGGTCGACGTCGCCGGGCAGAACAACTCCACGCTCGTGTTCCCGGTACCGATGGAGATGCTCAGGTTCTTCGACACCTTCCGCGGCGAGAACAGTGACGTCACCCCGCCAGGACCGAGCATCCAGACTGAGGGGTAG
- a CDS encoding SLC13 family permease, with protein sequence MTADAWVTLAVVMVTLMVLVTERVPPAATILGATTALFVIGVTDASQAFSGFSNPAPITVAALYVVAAAVEATGALEWLTRRTLPGAGRGSGGAGRGGGGARRAELARFLPAGLVPSALLNNTTIVAMLAPRVVAWSRQTGRPASTLLMPLSFAAIVGGLITAIGTSTNLIVSGLLEASGDEPMGLFEIARVGVPVAVVAYVILVVASPRLLPERRPPQLVGPGSREFTVEMVVADRSPLDGETVAGGGLRNLEGVYLVELEREGRVLAPVAPDEVLEVGDRLTFAGNVGRVVDLHRLTGLVPAEERHFAAAGDGSRHFHEMVVAPRSSLVGSTLKEADFRNQYAAAVVAIHRAGERVGGKLGTVRLRPGDVLLVLADAGLPKRLRDHHDFLVVSTLDEAGPPRRDKARWVELTILALLVVVGIGWLDILQGALLAGFAMVGLRVLSPAEARAAVDIDVIVMIAASFGIGQALATSGLSEVLAGGLVDAFGGWGNVGLLLGVLLATTLLTEVITNNAAAVLMFPIGMATASAAGLDGRPFAMAIAVGASASFLSPIGYQTNTIVYGMGGYRFGDFARLGLPLSVATVGITVLVVPLAWPF encoded by the coding sequence GTGACCGCCGACGCCTGGGTGACCCTCGCCGTGGTGATGGTGACCCTGATGGTGCTGGTCACCGAGCGGGTGCCGCCGGCGGCCACCATCCTCGGGGCCACCACCGCACTGTTCGTCATCGGCGTGACCGACGCGTCCCAGGCGTTCTCCGGGTTCTCCAACCCCGCCCCCATCACCGTCGCCGCCCTCTACGTGGTGGCCGCCGCGGTGGAGGCCACCGGCGCCCTGGAGTGGCTCACCCGCCGGACCCTGCCCGGGGCGGGCCGGGGCAGCGGCGGGGCGGGCCGGGGCGGCGGCGGGGCGCGCCGGGCCGAGCTGGCCCGCTTCCTCCCCGCCGGCCTGGTGCCCTCGGCGCTGCTCAACAACACGACCATCGTGGCCATGCTGGCGCCGCGGGTGGTGGCCTGGTCGCGCCAGACCGGCCGGCCGGCCTCGACCCTGCTCATGCCGCTCAGCTTCGCCGCCATCGTGGGCGGTCTCATCACCGCCATCGGCACCTCCACCAACCTCATCGTGTCGGGCCTGCTCGAGGCATCGGGCGACGAGCCCATGGGCCTGTTCGAGATCGCCCGGGTGGGGGTGCCGGTCGCGGTGGTCGCCTACGTGATCCTGGTGGTGGCCTCCCCCCGCCTCCTGCCGGAGCGGCGCCCGCCGCAGCTGGTGGGGCCGGGCTCACGGGAGTTCACCGTCGAGATGGTGGTGGCCGACCGCAGCCCCCTCGACGGCGAGACGGTGGCGGGCGGCGGCCTGCGCAACCTCGAGGGCGTCTACCTCGTGGAGCTGGAGCGCGAGGGGCGGGTGCTGGCACCGGTGGCTCCCGACGAGGTGCTCGAGGTGGGCGACCGCCTGACCTTCGCCGGCAACGTGGGCCGGGTGGTCGACCTGCACCGCCTGACCGGCCTGGTCCCGGCCGAGGAGCGCCACTTCGCCGCCGCGGGCGACGGGTCGCGCCACTTCCACGAGATGGTGGTGGCGCCCCGCTCGTCGCTGGTGGGGTCCACCCTCAAGGAGGCCGACTTCCGCAACCAGTACGCCGCCGCGGTGGTGGCCATCCACCGGGCGGGCGAGCGGGTGGGCGGCAAGCTGGGCACGGTGCGCCTGCGGCCCGGCGACGTGCTGCTGGTGCTGGCCGACGCCGGGCTGCCCAAGCGCCTGCGCGACCACCACGACTTCCTGGTGGTCTCCACCCTCGACGAGGCCGGACCGCCACGGCGCGACAAGGCCCGGTGGGTGGAGCTGACCATCCTGGCCCTGCTGGTGGTGGTGGGCATCGGGTGGCTCGACATCCTCCAAGGGGCGCTGCTGGCCGGCTTCGCCATGGTGGGCCTGCGGGTGCTGTCGCCGGCCGAGGCCCGGGCGGCGGTCGACATCGACGTGATCGTGATGATCGCCGCCAGCTTCGGCATCGGCCAGGCCCTTGCCACCAGCGGCCTCTCCGAGGTGCTGGCCGGCGGCCTGGTCGACGCCTTCGGTGGCTGGGGCAACGTGGGCCTGCTGCTCGGGGTGCTCCTCGCCACCACCCTGCTCACCGAGGTGATCACCAACAACGCCGCCGCGGTGCTCATGTTCCCGATCGGCATGGCCACCGCCTCGGCGGCGGGACTCGACGGCCGCCCCTTCGCCATGGCCATCGCCGTGGGGGCCTCGGCCAGCTTCCTCAGCCCCATCGGCTACCAGACCAACACCATCGTCTACGGGATGGGCGGCTACCGCTTCGGCGACTTCGCCCGCCTGGGCCTGCCCCTGTCGGTGGCCACGGTGGGCATCACCGTGCTGGTGGTGCCCCTCGCCTGGCCCTTCTGA
- a CDS encoding phosphatase PAP2 family protein has translation MVGVAAAQQSSTPAEPDDEGRTGRQRRWGRVAGRLASAAVVAAIFGAIFPNLVDISATGAVLTSEVSTAELVGLALLTLASLVASFLALMAVLPGLDMVRAGLVNVTSTSVAYAVPGGGAAATGLSVAMLRSFGFGGAAIGRAILVGGWWNLAVKVGLPLLALGLLGVSGGARDEVRAAAVVALVILAGLVVLAIAAATGERPAIAVVRRALRVAAPVLRRAGWVPPADVGARVAAFRSDTGGLIRRRWMWLTGATLAYHLSLFGVLCMALAAVGALEDVGVLPALAVFAVVRQLTAVPVTPGGVGLVELGLVGGLHLAGAGLEDATAAVLLHRGFTYLLYLPAGIPTYVAWLRLRRHDPAPVAVEPAERANRTGWRPGWQPGWRPLERARLVVSVVALVGLWLAASGARPGRLEVDLFGLVNRLPDALMPVLWPVMQLGWIGAAVAWSTVTLVRRGPGRAVALLGAGTTAWVLAKVVKDVVGRGRPGALLEEVVLRGDAPVGGLGFVAGHTAVAAALVTVAAATARRRTRWVLWGLVALVGVGRVYTGAHLPLDVVAGAALGWGVGIAVRWLSGTPVRAPSPRAVTAAVGSLGIDVEGLVERRREPPGAATFVGRATDGRRIFVKAIGRDQWDAEVGHRLWRLLAFREAGDEAPFSTAKQQLEHEAYLLALARAAGARVPVVVSTVAAGADWLLVLEGVDGTPLAELPAERWDDELLGAVWRQVALLHRSGIAHRQLRPDHVLVDDDGRPWLVSLQWAEAGASPGTRAADTAELLVTAAAAVGPEVAVAAAVEGLGPAAVAEAVPLLQPLALTPPTRAALAKSPALLAEVAAAVAGTTGSPPALPQRLVRRPLHPPTLLVAALASAVVYQVVAGVSGVSQTVRALGGIEAGWLVATVAAVVLGYVSGAVALLASSGRPLALGRTVVAQLVGSAVSTTEWPRTGALLASASYLRAVGVDPARARGAALATGTAGAVIHTAAVAGVGVWLVVAMPRTGGPMQRWLPMVAFAAAMAVVGVVASAPLRRVLRGGVGSARRAFIGVVRGPGRATMLLGGAAGVTAMTTAAFLMSLAAVGGRVSVPGGVLLYLVVAALAPLAPFPGGIGLVEPALAGGLIALGVSPGQAASGVILFRLVTYWLPVGPAWLALRRLPLRTDDRDPASEAGEDDLDHDDGDVVAELAGAPVPATRYYRHPADAARAVTGIVLGLTVALFAGGGMLLPVEVDAFRLVNRLPSLLFAPVNAIMQAGWAGAVPLAAGVAVIARRRRLALDLLVAGLSAWLLAKVVKSLADRGRPGALLDEVVLRGASEGGLGFVSGHAAVAAAIATVASGHVRRPVRWALWAVAVGVGIGRVYVGAHFPLDVVAGAALGWAIGSLVHLARGTPGHLPAPTDVVGALRDLGMRPAGARWVAADARGSIPFEVTTAEGGRLFVKAMGRDQRDADLLFKLWRFVAYRETEDEAPFTTPKRQLEHEAYLTMLAASAGATVPKVVSTGGDEEGVTYLVLEHVDGTVLADLGADSIDDELLDRLWAQVALLHAAGIAHRDLRASNVLVDPDGQPWLVDFGFAEAGAGDDRLRRDVAELLASSALLVGAERAVGAAVRALGPTQAWEAAHFVQPFVLSRATRTAVRRRPALLWLLRSDLADAAGRPDPTPERVVRVGMPQPMTLSVMVVVAYGVYHTLVTATGVRDPLGIVGDGSLRWLGIAVLGVVVGHLTGAAKLIAAARHHLALGRTVVAVAAASLVARTSALGLEAPGYTALYLERSGLPRARARGAANLAVVAAMAGRVVGCAVALALAITGPASDEIADGPWELVAAGIAVGALFGVAPAVMRRAHLVEAMQSLPSPRELTHHVGMLVGLVLGAAGSTVAFMVSAVAVCRAVGVEQPAAVIAAVFLLAAGAAVLAPVPGGVGVAEVFAAFGLMVAGTPTGSAVVAAVVFRLVTFWLPLAPALWASRVLHVWVAPGATAERPATGEPQEG, from the coding sequence GTGGTGGGGGTGGCTGCGGCGCAGCAGAGCTCGACGCCTGCCGAGCCCGACGACGAGGGCAGGACGGGACGACAGCGACGGTGGGGCCGCGTGGCCGGCCGGCTCGCCAGCGCCGCGGTGGTCGCCGCCATCTTCGGGGCGATCTTCCCCAACCTCGTCGACATCTCGGCCACCGGCGCCGTCCTCACCTCCGAGGTGTCGACCGCCGAGCTGGTGGGCCTGGCGCTGCTGACGTTGGCGTCGCTGGTGGCGTCGTTCCTGGCGCTCATGGCGGTGCTGCCCGGCCTCGATATGGTGCGAGCGGGACTGGTCAACGTCACCAGCACGTCGGTGGCCTACGCCGTGCCCGGCGGCGGGGCGGCGGCGACGGGGTTGAGCGTCGCCATGCTCCGGTCGTTCGGCTTCGGTGGGGCTGCCATCGGCCGCGCCATCCTCGTCGGCGGCTGGTGGAACCTGGCGGTGAAGGTGGGCCTGCCCCTACTGGCGCTGGGCCTGCTGGGCGTCAGCGGTGGCGCCCGCGACGAGGTGCGCGCCGCAGCGGTGGTCGCCCTCGTCATCCTCGCCGGGCTGGTGGTCCTGGCGATCGCCGCCGCCACCGGCGAGCGCCCGGCGATTGCCGTCGTCCGGAGGGCCCTGCGGGTGGCGGCACCGGTGCTGCGGCGGGCGGGGTGGGTGCCGCCCGCCGACGTGGGCGCGAGGGTGGCAGCGTTCCGCTCCGACACCGGCGGGCTGATCCGGCGCCGCTGGATGTGGCTCACCGGCGCCACCCTCGCCTACCACCTGAGCCTCTTCGGTGTGCTGTGCATGGCGCTGGCCGCCGTGGGCGCACTGGAAGACGTGGGGGTACTGCCGGCGCTGGCGGTGTTCGCGGTGGTTCGCCAGCTCACCGCCGTGCCCGTCACCCCGGGCGGCGTCGGACTCGTCGAGCTCGGCCTGGTGGGGGGCCTCCACCTGGCGGGTGCCGGCCTCGAGGACGCCACCGCCGCGGTGTTGCTCCACCGGGGCTTCACCTACCTCCTCTACCTGCCGGCCGGCATCCCCACCTACGTCGCCTGGCTCCGGCTGCGCCGGCACGACCCGGCGCCGGTGGCCGTCGAGCCGGCCGAACGCGCCAACCGGACCGGGTGGCGGCCGGGGTGGCAGCCGGGGTGGCGGCCCCTCGAGCGTGCACGCCTCGTGGTGTCGGTCGTCGCCCTGGTCGGGCTGTGGCTGGCCGCCAGCGGCGCCCGCCCCGGCCGGCTCGAGGTCGACCTCTTCGGCCTCGTCAACCGGTTGCCCGACGCCCTCATGCCAGTGCTGTGGCCGGTGATGCAGCTGGGGTGGATCGGCGCCGCGGTGGCGTGGTCGACGGTGACGCTCGTCCGGCGGGGGCCGGGCCGGGCGGTCGCCCTCCTCGGGGCCGGGACCACGGCATGGGTGCTGGCCAAGGTGGTCAAGGACGTGGTGGGGCGGGGCCGCCCGGGGGCGCTGCTCGAGGAGGTGGTGCTCCGCGGCGACGCGCCCGTGGGCGGCCTGGGCTTCGTCGCCGGGCACACCGCGGTGGCCGCCGCCCTGGTGACGGTGGCGGCGGCCACGGCCAGGCGCCGCACCCGCTGGGTGCTGTGGGGGTTGGTGGCCCTGGTAGGCGTGGGCCGGGTCTACACCGGCGCCCACCTCCCGCTCGACGTCGTCGCTGGCGCCGCCCTCGGCTGGGGGGTGGGCATCGCGGTGCGCTGGCTGAGCGGGACACCGGTTCGCGCCCCCAGCCCGCGGGCCGTCACCGCCGCGGTCGGGTCCCTCGGCATCGATGTCGAGGGGTTGGTGGAGCGGCGTCGGGAGCCGCCGGGGGCGGCGACGTTCGTGGGCCGCGCCACCGACGGCCGCCGGATCTTCGTCAAGGCCATCGGCCGCGACCAGTGGGACGCGGAGGTGGGCCACCGCCTCTGGCGGCTGCTGGCGTTCCGGGAGGCGGGCGACGAGGCGCCGTTCTCCACCGCCAAACAGCAGCTCGAGCACGAGGCCTACCTGCTGGCCCTGGCCCGCGCCGCGGGGGCGAGGGTCCCCGTGGTGGTCTCCACCGTGGCGGCCGGCGCCGACTGGCTGCTGGTACTCGAAGGAGTCGACGGCACCCCCCTCGCCGAGCTTCCGGCCGAGCGATGGGACGACGAGCTCCTCGGCGCCGTGTGGCGGCAGGTGGCCCTGCTGCACCGCTCCGGGATCGCCCACCGCCAGCTTCGACCCGACCACGTCCTCGTCGACGATGACGGCCGGCCTTGGCTGGTCTCCCTGCAGTGGGCGGAGGCCGGTGCCTCGCCCGGGACCCGGGCCGCCGACACCGCCGAGCTGCTGGTCACCGCCGCTGCCGCGGTGGGGCCGGAGGTGGCGGTGGCCGCCGCCGTCGAGGGCCTTGGGCCCGCAGCGGTGGCCGAGGCCGTCCCACTCCTGCAGCCCCTCGCCCTCACCCCGCCCACCCGAGCTGCCCTCGCGAAGAGCCCGGCGCTGCTGGCGGAGGTAGCCGCAGCCGTTGCCGGCACCACCGGCTCCCCACCGGCGCTCCCCCAGCGGCTGGTCCGCCGCCCCCTCCACCCACCGACCCTGCTCGTCGCCGCCCTCGCCAGCGCCGTCGTCTACCAGGTGGTAGCGGGCGTGTCGGGGGTGAGTCAGACGGTGCGGGCCCTCGGCGGCATCGAGGCCGGCTGGCTGGTGGCCACGGTCGCGGCGGTGGTGCTGGGCTATGTCTCGGGCGCCGTTGCCCTGCTCGCCTCCTCCGGCCGCCCCCTGGCGCTGGGCCGCACCGTCGTCGCCCAGCTGGTCGGCTCGGCGGTGTCGACCACGGAGTGGCCGAGGACCGGCGCCCTCCTGGCGAGTGCCTCCTACCTGCGGGCGGTGGGCGTGGACCCGGCCCGGGCAAGAGGCGCGGCGCTGGCCACCGGCACCGCGGGGGCGGTGATCCACACTGCCGCGGTCGCCGGTGTGGGGGTGTGGCTGGTGGTCGCCATGCCCCGCACCGGCGGGCCGATGCAGCGGTGGCTGCCGATGGTCGCCTTCGCCGCGGCCATGGCCGTGGTCGGCGTGGTGGCCTCGGCGCCGTTGCGCCGGGTGCTGCGCGGTGGCGTGGGGTCGGCCCGGCGGGCGTTCATCGGCGTGGTGCGCGGGCCGGGCCGAGCAACGATGCTCCTCGGCGGGGCCGCCGGGGTGACAGCCATGACCACCGCCGCGTTCCTCATGTCGCTGGCGGCGGTGGGTGGTCGGGTCTCGGTGCCGGGCGGCGTGCTGCTGTACCTCGTGGTCGCCGCCCTGGCGCCGCTCGCCCCATTCCCTGGTGGCATCGGCCTGGTCGAGCCGGCGCTGGCCGGCGGGCTCATCGCCCTCGGGGTCTCACCAGGTCAGGCGGCGAGCGGGGTGATCCTGTTCCGCCTCGTGACCTACTGGTTGCCGGTGGGCCCGGCGTGGCTGGCGCTGCGCCGCCTCCCCCTGCGCACCGACGACCGTGACCCCGCGTCCGAGGCGGGCGAGGACGACCTCGATCACGACGACGGCGACGTCGTCGCCGAGCTGGCCGGCGCGCCCGTCCCCGCCACCCGCTACTACCGCCACCCCGCCGACGCCGCGCGCGCCGTGACCGGGATCGTGCTGGGCCTGACGGTGGCGCTCTTCGCCGGCGGTGGGATGCTCCTGCCGGTCGAGGTCGACGCCTTCCGCCTGGTGAACCGCCTGCCGAGCCTGCTGTTCGCGCCGGTCAACGCCATCATGCAGGCGGGGTGGGCCGGCGCCGTGCCCCTCGCCGCCGGCGTGGCCGTCATCGCCCGCCGCCGGCGCCTCGCCCTCGACCTGCTGGTGGCGGGCCTGTCGGCGTGGCTGCTGGCCAAGGTGGTCAAGTCGCTGGCCGACCGGGGGCGCCCGGGAGCGCTGCTCGACGAGGTCGTGCTGCGAGGGGCAAGCGAGGGCGGCCTCGGGTTCGTGTCCGGCCACGCCGCGGTGGCCGCCGCCATCGCCACCGTGGCGAGCGGCCACGTTCGCCGGCCGGTGCGGTGGGCGCTGTGGGCGGTGGCGGTGGGGGTGGGCATCGGCCGGGTGTACGTGGGCGCCCACTTCCCGCTCGACGTGGTCGCCGGAGCGGCGCTCGGGTGGGCCATCGGCAGCCTCGTCCACCTGGCACGGGGCACCCCGGGGCACCTGCCGGCGCCGACCGATGTGGTGGGCGCTCTGCGAGACCTCGGGATGCGGCCCGCCGGGGCCCGGTGGGTGGCCGCCGACGCCCGGGGGTCGATCCCCTTCGAGGTGACCACCGCCGAGGGCGGGCGGCTGTTCGTCAAGGCAATGGGCCGCGACCAGCGCGACGCCGACCTGCTGTTCAAGCTGTGGCGCTTCGTCGCCTACCGGGAGACCGAGGACGAGGCGCCGTTCACCACCCCCAAGCGCCAGCTGGAGCACGAGGCATACCTGACGATGCTCGCCGCCTCCGCCGGGGCGACGGTCCCCAAGGTGGTCTCCACCGGCGGCGACGAGGAGGGGGTCACCTACCTCGTCCTCGAGCACGTCGACGGCACGGTGCTCGCTGATCTCGGCGCCGACTCGATCGACGACGAGCTGCTCGACCGGTTGTGGGCCCAGGTGGCGCTCCTCCACGCCGCGGGCATCGCCCACCGCGACCTTCGGGCGTCCAACGTGCTGGTCGACCCCGACGGGCAGCCGTGGCTGGTGGACTTCGGCTTCGCCGAGGCGGGCGCCGGCGACGACCGGCTCCGGCGCGACGTCGCAGAGCTGCTGGCGTCGAGCGCCTTGCTCGTTGGTGCGGAGCGGGCGGTGGGGGCCGCGGTGCGGGCGCTCGGGCCGACCCAGGCGTGGGAGGCGGCGCACTTCGTGCAGCCGTTCGTGCTGTCGCGCGCCACGCGCACCGCGGTGCGACGGCGGCCGGCGCTGCTATGGCTGCTGCGCAGCGACCTCGCCGATGCCGCCGGGCGCCCCGACCCGACGCCGGAGCGCGTCGTCCGGGTCGGGATGCCACAGCCCATGACCCTGTCGGTGATGGTCGTGGTGGCCTACGGCGTGTACCACACCCTCGTCACCGCCACCGGGGTGCGCGACCCACTGGGCATCGTGGGCGACGGGTCGCTGCGCTGGCTGGGGATCGCTGTCTTGGGCGTGGTCGTCGGCCACCTGACCGGGGCGGCCAAGCTCATCGCCGCCGCACGTCACCACCTGGCGCTGGGTCGCACGGTGGTGGCGGTGGCGGCGGCGTCGCTCGTGGCACGGACGTCGGCGCTGGGGCTGGAGGCGCCGGGCTACACCGCCCTGTACCTCGAGCGCAGCGGCCTGCCGCGGGCCCGGGCCCGCGGCGCCGCCAACCTCGCGGTGGTGGCCGCGATGGCCGGGCGGGTGGTGGGCTGCGCGGTGGCGCTGGCACTGGCGATCACCGGGCCGGCCAGCGACGAGATCGCCGACGGCCCGTGGGAGCTGGTGGCGGCGGGCATCGCCGTCGGCGCCCTCTTCGGGGTCGCCCCCGCCGTGATGCGACGGGCGCACCTGGTGGAGGCCATGCAGTCGCTGCCGTCACCCCGGGAGCTGACCCACCACGTCGGGATGCTGGTGGGCCTTGTCCTCGGGGCGGCGGGCTCGACGGTTGCGTTCATGGTCTCGGCGGTGGCGGTGTGCCGGGCGGTGGGCGTCGAGCAACCCGCCGCGGTGATCGCCGCCGTGTTCCTCCTCGCCGCCGGGGCCGCGGTGCTGGCGCCCGTGCCGGGCGGGGTCGGCGTGGCCGAGGTGTTCGCCGCCTTCGGGCTCATGGTGGCGGGCACACCCACCGGGTCGGCGGTGGTCGCCGCCGTGGTGTTCCGCCTGGTGACGTTCTGGCTGCCCCTCGCCCCCGCGCTGTGGGCCAGCCGGGTGCTGCACGTGTGGGTGGCGCCGGGAGCCACCGCCGAGCGCCCGGCGACGGGCGAGCCTCAGGAGGGCTGA